The Rhodocytophaga rosea genome has a segment encoding these proteins:
- the rocD gene encoding ornithine--oxo-acid transaminase translates to MIHTSLPSQEAIHLEHEYAAHNYHPLPVVLSRGKGVYVWDTEGKQYYDFLSAYSAVNQGHCHPKIIAALIEQAQTLTLTSRAFYSDKLGECARYLCEYFNYDKVLLMNSGAEANETAIKLARKWGYQIKGIPENKAVIVAAERNFHGRTTGIIAASTDPLATRNFGPFMPGYEIIPYDDSIALEQALQNPNVCGFWVEPIQGEAGVYVPQPGYLAKAQELCKKYNVILMMDEIQTGIGRTGALLASSHEQVHPDMLILGKALSGGVYPVSAVLSTNEIMLTIQPGEHGSTFGGNPLACAVTMAALEVIKEEGLIENAARMGELFRKRMIDIQSKTNSIKAVRGKGLLNAIDIKETTDGHTAWDICLALRDNGLLAKPTHGDKIRFAPPLIITESQMQECCNIIEDTILHF, encoded by the coding sequence ATGATTCATACTTCTCTTCCCTCACAAGAAGCCATTCACCTGGAACATGAATATGCTGCACACAATTATCATCCACTGCCGGTGGTACTATCCAGAGGGAAAGGTGTATATGTATGGGATACGGAGGGAAAACAATATTACGATTTCCTTTCAGCCTATAGTGCGGTAAACCAGGGACACTGCCATCCTAAAATTATTGCGGCTCTTATTGAACAGGCACAAACCCTTACCCTTACCTCCCGTGCTTTTTACAGCGACAAACTGGGTGAATGTGCCAGGTATCTGTGTGAATATTTCAATTATGATAAAGTACTCCTCATGAATTCCGGTGCCGAAGCCAATGAAACAGCTATTAAACTAGCCCGGAAATGGGGTTATCAGATAAAAGGAATTCCCGAGAATAAGGCTGTTATTGTTGCTGCTGAGCGAAATTTTCATGGACGCACTACCGGTATTATCGCTGCTTCTACTGATCCGCTGGCTACCAGAAATTTTGGCCCTTTTATGCCTGGCTACGAAATAATTCCTTATGATGATAGTATTGCCCTTGAGCAAGCCTTACAAAATCCGAACGTATGCGGTTTCTGGGTAGAACCTATCCAGGGGGAGGCAGGTGTATATGTGCCTCAGCCTGGATATCTGGCGAAAGCCCAGGAATTGTGTAAAAAATACAATGTCATTCTGATGATGGATGAAATCCAGACAGGCATTGGCCGGACAGGTGCTTTGCTGGCTTCTTCGCATGAGCAGGTACATCCGGATATGCTTATTCTGGGTAAAGCTCTCTCAGGCGGCGTATATCCGGTTTCGGCTGTATTATCTACCAATGAAATTATGCTCACGATTCAGCCGGGAGAACATGGTTCTACTTTTGGCGGAAATCCACTTGCTTGTGCCGTAACCATGGCTGCACTGGAGGTAATTAAAGAAGAAGGCTTGATTGAAAATGCCGCCCGGATGGGTGAATTGTTCCGCAAACGGATGATAGACATACAATCTAAAACTAACAGTATAAAAGCCGTTCGGGGCAAAGGACTTCTGAATGCCATTGATATCAAAGAAACTACTGATGGACATACTGCCTGGGATATATGTCTGGCGCTCCGCGACAATGGATTGCTGGCTAAACCTACCCATGGAGATAAAATCCGTTTTGCTCCGCCACTCATCATCACCGAAAGCCAGATGCAGGAATGCTGCAATATCATAGAAGATACCATTCTGCATTTTTAA
- a CDS encoding T9SS type A sorting domain-containing protein produces MKTLISSKNVVYLYLFCFSLLQTAVFAQDTQKKEKTEEDDNVHIRIEKTENGKTTIIERTYKAGEEPERFWGDNFLGGDKDLLKGFGDGFKFYTDSSFSHGPSNFYFRTPDTDDPLFFYKDGDSTGNHVFRYDFDQHNLDSLINSQLKNSQIIIMDMNKRLKGMNIDSLMELHDNSMKDFNFQWDNSDFIFPNPYNGDDLNLLLDKDLYDVEEVETDKGKKMLRINPKDKKKNKENKKSKNLRESMQLSPSSFNLYPNPADGMVKLNLNLPETGTTTITVVNAQGKEVYKERLKDFTGKYIKQIDLSKEGSGVFVVQVVQNNNHLSRKIYMK; encoded by the coding sequence ATGAAAACGCTCATTTCTTCCAAAAACGTTGTGTATCTGTACCTGTTTTGTTTTTCCCTCTTACAAACCGCTGTTTTTGCGCAGGACACTCAAAAGAAAGAAAAAACGGAAGAGGATGACAATGTTCATATCCGCATAGAAAAAACAGAGAATGGAAAAACAACTATTATAGAAAGAACCTATAAGGCTGGTGAAGAACCGGAAAGGTTCTGGGGAGATAATTTCCTGGGTGGTGATAAAGATTTGTTGAAAGGATTCGGGGATGGATTTAAATTCTACACCGATTCCTCTTTTTCCCACGGGCCTTCTAATTTTTATTTCCGCACGCCTGACACAGACGATCCACTGTTTTTCTATAAAGATGGAGATTCTACCGGAAATCATGTATTCAGATATGATTTCGACCAGCATAACCTGGATAGCCTTATCAATAGCCAGCTAAAAAACAGTCAGATCATTATTATGGATATGAACAAGCGCCTGAAAGGAATGAACATCGATAGCCTGATGGAACTACATGATAACTCTATGAAAGACTTTAATTTCCAGTGGGATAATTCAGATTTTATTTTCCCGAATCCTTACAACGGGGATGATTTAAACCTGCTGCTGGACAAAGATTTATATGATGTGGAAGAAGTAGAGACTGATAAAGGCAAAAAAATGCTAAGAATAAACCCTAAGGATAAAAAGAAAAACAAGGAAAATAAAAAATCAAAAAATTTAAGGGAGAGCATGCAACTTTCTCCCTCCAGTTTTAATCTTTATCCTAACCCGGCTGATGGAATGGTGAAGTTAAACTTGAATCTGCCGGAGACCGGAACTACCACGATCACGGTGGTAAATGCACAGGGTAAAGAAGTATATAAAGAGCGATTAAAGGATTTTACCGGCAAATACATCAAGCAAATTGATTTGAGCAAAGAAGGAAGCGGCGTTTTTGTGGTGCAGGTGGTACAGAATAACAACCATCTATCCAGGAAAATATATATGAAATAA
- a CDS encoding DUF5522 domain-containing protein has protein sequence MKKEIKNLENKGLVAEDYYINQQGYIVFTEIYHLKRGYCCKSGCKHCPYGYKTKSAINS, from the coding sequence ATGAAGAAAGAGATAAAAAACCTGGAAAATAAGGGTTTAGTGGCCGAAGATTATTATATAAATCAGCAAGGGTATATTGTATTTACTGAAATTTATCATCTTAAGAGGGGCTATTGCTGCAAAAGCGGTTGTAAACATTGTCCGTATGGGTATAAGACAAAATCTGCTATAAATTCATAA